From a single Oreochromis niloticus isolate F11D_XX linkage group LG3, O_niloticus_UMD_NMBU, whole genome shotgun sequence genomic region:
- the LOC100706056 gene encoding serine/threonine-protein kinase 26, which produces MEVPGMQSTQLDPEELFTKLDRIGKGSFGEVFKGIDNRTQSVVAIKTIDLEEAEDEIEDIQQEITVLSQCDSPYITKYYGSYLKGSKLWIIMEYLGGGSALDLLRAGPFDEFQIATMLKEILKGLDYLHSEKKIHRDIKAANVLLSEQGQVKLADFGVAGQLTDTQIKRETFVGTPFWMAPEVIQQSAYDSKADIWSLGITAIELAKGEPPNSDMHPMRVLFHIPKSPPPTLTGDFSKSFKEFTEACLNKDPSFRPTAKELLKHKFIVKHCKKTSYLSELIDRYRRWKEEDHSDNSSDDSDSESSNKENNESPEWSFTTVRKKKQDKSDSRTILNGNDQMSKSASLTTVISPVFTELKQQHKEHSEQRLAIEELERNIRIAEDICPGITDKMVTHIIARYTTN; this is translated from the exons AGTACTCAGCTCGATCCAGAGGAGCTGTTCACTAAATTGGATCGTATTGGAAAAGGGTCTTTTGGAGAG GTCTTCAAAGGCATCGATAACCGCACTCAGAGCGTCGTCGCCATCAAGACGATCGATCTTGAGGAGGCCGAGGATGAGATCGAGGACATCCAGCAGGAGATCACGGTGCTCAGTCAGTGCGACAGTCCGTACATCACCAAGTACTACGGCTCCTACCTGAAG GGAAGTAAATTGTGGATCATCATGGAGTATCttggagggggctcagcactcGACTTG cTGCGGGCGGGCCCATTTGATGAGTTTCAAATTGCCACCATGCTGAAGGAGATCCTGAAAGGGCTCGACTACCTGCACTCTGAGAAGAAGATCCACAGAGACATCAAAG CTGCCAACGTCCTGCTGTCGGAGCAGGGTCAGGTGAAGCTGGCCGACTTCGGAGTGGCAGGTCAGCTGACAGACACGCAGATCAAGAGGGAAACCTTTGTGGGAACGCCGTTCTGGATGGCTCCCGAGGTCATCCAGCAGTCCGCCTACGACTCCAAG GCGGATATTTGGTCGCTGGGCATCACGGCCATCGAACTCGCCAAGGGGGAACCGCCGAACTCCGACATGCATCCAATGCGAGTGCTCTTCCACATCCCCAAATCCCCTCCTCCAACACTGACTGGTGATTTCTCCAAGAGCTTCAAAGAGTTCACAGAGGCTTGCCTCAACAAGGACCCTTCTTTT CGTCCCACAGCCAAGGAGCTGCTCAAACACAAGTTCATCGTCAAACACTGCAAGAAGACGTCCTATCTCAGCGAGCTGATTGACAGGTACAGGAGGTGGAAGGAGGAGGACCACAGTGACAACAGTTCAGACGACTCTGACAG tGAATCCAGCAATAAGGAAAACAACGAGTCTCCAGAGTGGTCCTTCACCACCGTCCGTAAGAAGAAGCAGGACAAGTCAGATAGCAGGACCATCCTCAATGGAAAT GATCAGATGAGTAAATCTGCCAGTCTCACCACAGTCATCTCCCCAGTCTTCACGGAG TTGAAGCAACAGCACAAGGAGCACTCTGAGCAGCGGTTGGCCATCGAGGAGCTGGAACGCAACATTCGAATAGCTGAAGATATCTGTCCAGGCATCACGGACAAGATGGTCACGCATATCATTGCCAG atacacaacaaattGA